tcaaaatcagcaaaacgaagacagttggcttggtgatgagtagaaactctccaactgttcatctaagaattggagatgaggagatggatattgtagacaacttccagtatttaggtagtgttctgtcatctgACAATTCCATACATCAAGAGagtagtaacagaatacagaaagcatccaaattctatcacgctgtatgtcaaatactttgggatgaaacatttctgttggtttccaagatcagcttgtacaaaatatatcttagtacctatactgacgtatggcctggaagcaccAACACTTattggaccaacaaagagtcgtcttcaggcaacagaaatgaagtttctccattcttgtctacagaaaacaaaaatggataaaataaggaatgtggatatccgataacaccttggattggaaagaagcttgctggaggcTCTAGAAGtaaagagattgcaatggtatggtcacatgaaaagaatgaaccctcacaggactcctcgaacatactttgaccacagtgttcctgggaagagactaagaggaagacctcgtgatgtttgggaaaaacagataatgaaggaccttgaaattagagatgcgaactggtgttgcatatatgagcagcatctgtggatggatagaacaaactggaggaggctcgtacacaaccgcacccggcttgctggagcgaagaaatgatgatgatgatgattaccaaccctctaacactcacaTACCCAGTTCTCATTGTTTTTGAGAAATTCGCTTTTTAATTCGTCCTCGAAGACGAGGAAATTGTGTGTAGCATATATAAGTTGTTATATgccgctgttggtggtgattatccGTCGTATACAGACAATAAGGCTCGAACAGACCCCCTTGGTACTGTATACGCTATGTGTCGGCACTTGGTTTCACCCTCCCCTTTCCTGCCatcatatgtcacgtcattcatttaatctcataaaTTCCTCTGATCAGGTTGATGTTAGGAAGGGAATCCACCTGCAAAAACTCTTTCGAAGGTTTGTCTCGCTTATATCCGACCCCATAGTGAAATGGGACGGGGGTTGGACACACGCACAATTTTGGGTTCACGGAGGGAGCTGGCGGaggatgttcatcatcatcattatcaatgtcccactccagctgcctgggtgtggttaacgaGCCTCCTCCACGACTTTCTGTCCTtcaacttttcctgctccattacttccgccacatcgaattcagcttctctaatgtccttccaaatctgatccatccaccttcttctcagtcttccaactggccTCTTTCCCTTAATTTctgtttccaattcccttcttgctacccattcctttcccattctttttacatgtccgaaccatctcagtcttgctttctgtagcTTCTGTACTAagagttctatatttagctcttctctgattttaatattttgaagtctctctcttcttgtctttttaaccgatgttcttaaaaatgtcatttctactgcttggatcttactatcttgtctcttattagttaccagcgtttctagttcATATGTTAACAATTGGTATGATACAGATATGGATCTCGATCCTAGAAGATCTTAACACTTTCCACTACACTGCTCTCCTGGTTGTGGATGGCACCAAGGCTGATGTAGTATTATTTACTTGATACATTTTAATGAAAAGGTGGACAcccttgtcaatttatttcttatacccGTATGACATCCGGGCGTATTTAAAGGCAGCTGTATGTAACACAAAACGGTTCCTATCCCCTACTTGAAGGTAGTAGTTTGTCTAGTGTCCACTAGATAGCATCAGTTATCAAGAAGTTAAAAAACTGAAACAATAAGTAGGGTcatttctccttgccgtgacctctaacAAAGTACTCAGTGTGCTGCGCGCACCAAATCTGTcatgctgtcagctgtgttactgtataAACATGTCCTCATGCCGGCTCTGTGATAGTGATATTTTGAATATGTTACCGAgagaagcgggttcagaaatagatgacagtgatgaagattctgcttacgaaccagataacAAATCCTGTGATAGTTcaggcaagatttttatttgtcACGTCACTTTCGAATGCACGTTTTAGCTTGATTCTTTTACTCCGAATATAAATGATAGAAATACTTCACGCCTCAGAAATTTGGGGTTATTTTTTCGTTTAGAGAAAGAGATACAGGCCGATGATTCACATGTACTGCAGAAAGAACATGGATGGTGGTGCAAGGTTGGACTGTACATagccctataatattgtacatcttcttattcctaaataggtaaattttgtatttcaaatgaaattgtgtgtatttgtggcttaagtagccacaataaatgattcatttttattgtttgggCAGGTTTACCGGTATAACTTCAATGTAAAAGACTTTTTTGTACATTTTTATGTTTCTTCACAAGTACATcagatatgtacttcctgattaacatcttcGTTGTtgatggctgacaccttcatatgatacaaaaatcaggtatgtatTACATTTCCcggttgtgtaataatgtattaaaattcaggaaaaagacccATTTTCctgccagggtccatgttaaaataCGAGGGggtacaaaaaaaatatatatatttttttaaaagctataggtatattttcaatttttttacaaaacaaacttacccccttcaaaatactctccattacaactaatacatttgtcccaccggtgcttctactgttcgaaacattttttgtagtAGTTTTTATAAATGGTTGACAGCTCCTCCCTAGTTTTCctcttgacctcttcaatgttgtcaaattgGTGTCTTTTCATGCCCCTTTTAAtgtgtggaaataagaaaaagtcacaTGGAGCCAGGTCAGGCTAGTAAGGTGCGCggggcagcggaaccatgccatttttagccaaaaactgtcttaacagagatggctgtgtgaaggtgcgttgtcgtggtggaAGAACCACACTCCTGTCTGCCTTTTACCGAGTGGAAGAAAACATTTCATACCCGCACGTTGTTcgcttaaacttgccatcataaaaagcaaaacaagaacaaaacagcgctagcaaaaacaatGCACATGAACAGAACAACCAGATGGACAACACAGGTGGCACTGAAgtggcaatgagttgcgctatacacgcctagcggCAGAAAAGCGTACTACACAAGCATCGCCCATAGCAATGTTATttcggttatttttgggtacccttTCGTATGCTGgtgttgaaagtgttaaacatCTTAAAACACTTATGTGTATGAGAGAATGCTGCAGTTCCTCGACCATGATGGGTCACTGTGCAGGACAAGGAAGGACAGCTCGATGATAGACAGACCTAGTAAAGAGATTCCATTCAGTGTTGTTCATAGAAAGAGGGTGAAGTATCAGAATGAATGGACTTGCAACACTCTGGAATGAGACGATGACTAGGATGGTTTTAATAGGAGACCACACCATATAATACATAAGTTGtccggtcggaaacaacgtgagcgttagagggttggtcacactgataaatagctagaagaaaataattagatatctcgcgccgttgtcttttatcagctgctgaattcagCCAATGAGATCTGCTTGATGGCGCCAATAGAAGAAGTAATCTTCTCCAgcggagggacttgaacaaggagctcctgctgataggctcgccccAATAGCAAGTGCACTACGGTGGCACTGGCAGGAACCCGCGGTGTGTtcgtgtttgatgctcatttctcggcactGCTCTCGAGCCCGACCAAGCCACACCGCCTCATAAACCCAAtctgaattcgcctgcgaagcgatctgatcggcTAACTTAAGCAGCTCATAAAAACACAACAGTGCGAGATATCGaggtaattttttcaaattacttatcagtatgaccaatgctcatatactcggttcacactGTTTCCAACCATCCAGTACATTTATGATCCCTCCAATGGCGGATGTCCCACTGTCCGATTAACACACTGGTTCGCTGTGGATCTTCTCGTGCCTCTTGAGTGCGAACAAACTCTTAAATCTCTTTTTGCACATCGAACAAGGGAGTTGCCGAACACGAGTGTGAGCAGCCATGTGACGTACGAGAAGAGAGCGTTTCAAGAAAATCTTATTGCACATTTCGCATCTTAACGTGTTCCATGGTGCGTGAACTCTCATTAGGTGGCAGTTCAAGGAGTCTTGGGTCGCAAACTTCTTCTCACACTTGGGGAAATCTAGTTGAGAATCCAGTAGAGCAGTTGCATACGTCCGAGAATATGATTCAAAACATACGTCATATGTCAAGACTTCTTGAGTGTGGCTTTTGATGTGCTGATTAAATGTATGATGATCACTGAATTTGTTATTGCATAATTTACAATTATAATCCCTAATATTCATATGCTTCGCCAGGGATGTAGTAGTGCCATACACCCGAGAACATCTGGGACAACAGTAAGAATTGGTGTCACTGTACTTGGACAGGTGTTCATGAAGTTCCCAGAAACTGCGAAAAATCTCCCTACAGATAGGACATACCCGAGGGTGGAAGTCTAAAATGTGCCTCATAAACCCCCCTCTCTTGACGTACGTCTTGTCGCAGACAAAACAAGAGAACCCCACGTCTTCAGACAGAGACTGGTGATGAGAGTGTAAGTGACTCCTCAATTGACATTCTTTTTCGAACCTGCTTTGGCAAAGCGTGCAGAAGTAGGGTGTAATCACTTCCTGCGAGGTACACAAGTTTCCAATTGGAGGGATCTCGGGAACTCCTCCAGTGGAAGAAGGCAAGGAGTATGATGCACTGCAAAATACCAAGAGATGTATTACATTCCATACACGACAGATAACTGCACAATCAACTATTTGTATTCAACAAGCAAAAAGTTTTATGATTGAAAGGTTTCAAAAATGTTGATAAACAGTAGAACACTAGtaatcaaaataaaaaattaagcTAGCATTTAGCAGAACAGACTCCAAACACAGTATAGTACATTGTTAATTGAATCGCTTAGTTTAAATAAAGTAATgaacaaaattacacattttacaGGAGACCAAAAAAAGGCTATTTATTCTAGTAACTACATCAATCATCACAGTTTTACATTTATGATTTGAAACATTAGACGTTAGTGAAGAGATCTCATAGTTTTGCACTGCTTAATATATCTgtattgtaaccgtaaaagtttgtttcgatggctagctgaacacaagactcggcacAGTGATGACTGGTCCTTGTCTGATTTGTTACAGAAGAGAGGGAAGtaagataagtataatggaataCTAATTTTTTCaaaaagtttattcatgaaataaagtcaaaatttaacatcacctcagcacagctgTTACGAGTACTTCTCCTTGGGGTTGAACTGGTCCTGATACATTGCGAGGTTGCAATGTTTgctcatggtgccaccatcttccgagctggtCTCGAACATCTGGAAGGTCTtgaatatctcggaggtctggatggtctaggagcactcATAGTTGTAATGTGACACTGGGGCATGAAATGGACTCAAAGTAATTGGTCTACACaaatgaaattgtagttagtaaCGATCTTTAACGAGTCACAAGCTGCcctcaattgtcttcacagtgggATTTCACTAATTAGTTAGAAGAACACAgtcaaaattaaacttgtgatgtatTGATCACGTAAAACCAAAGTCACAACAGTGTGAGAATGTTGTTCAAATAACAACGCAGAAAACAAGGTATCCCGTTTTACTACTTCACACGACATCAAATGAAAAAGAATAAGTTCCGTGAATTAAGTCCCGTTCACTATCGAAAATggcaaaagaaaacactgtccttcctggaaccaTCCTGGGTTCGACACAAGTCTTATCGGGATATTTATGGAATGTTAAATGCACTAGATCGTTCAAATACTGTACTGAGTTTATGCTCATTTAAGAATCTGAACACTTGTAAAAGAGAATCACAGTTTGACGACACTGTTAAATATGATAAGTTATATCAGTCGTTCGTAACATAGACGTacagtttgaaaaatattttaacacCTTTGGTAGAACAACTATGTACTGTGAtgcttcactaccgtaaatttaatcacctgaacagtctgaaaatattggATTATATTCCACTACTAGCACAGTTTATCATTTATCAAGATCAAATAGAAAATCATAGACAGTTTGACGTCTCACTGACAATCACGTTTCAACACTTTCCGTATTCAATGTAAAGTTAATCACTTTCATTCAAATACGAACATCAACTTCGTATTGGTGAGAAAATGTAAGTTTCAGTCACACTGTTCTCGTAAATGATAACACTCCTCAACTGTTCACATTTCCTCTAAGATGCAGTTTCTATCACCACACACACGACACTGAAAATATTCTAAGTCTTGCAGTGCGTAGTAACACGCGGACTTAAAACTTTCGCAGAGAGTCGAACTGACGACTTACATTGTGACCGCAGAATACCCAACAGCCGGCCGTCCAATCTCGGCCTGTGGTACAAGGTgaacaagcgaaatgcctgcctttttattCGGTATCCCCAAGAAATTGTAATGGTTAATATCTTCCATAATTTTTGACAGATCTCCTTGAAACATGGGAATCATGATTATAAAAAGTTAGGCTACACACTGATGTAGTTCATGTTgtcatatcttaattcatttagAAGAAATTTATGTTGGGAAAGAATAGAACATTCCGTcgtctgacgtaatacaaccttgaccaagttctccagttgtgacgtctcacttccccgctgctcacaGCTGACATGCTCGCAGGGGAAGCGTGCTCGGCGGGTAACATAACTCCACACACATCGGGGACTTTAACTTAGAACCATGTTATGGATATAGTATGTTTTTTAAAAAGGTACATGTCACTaaatatagagcctccgtggctcaggtggcagcacgccagcctcttaccactgggttccgtggttcaaatctctgtcCCTCCATGTGAGgttcgtgctggacaaagtgaaggcaggacaggttttctccgggaactccacttttccctgtcatctttcattacagcaacattcTCATTATCATTTCACgtgtcagtcaatcattgccccagaggagtgtgacaggcttcggcagccggcacaattcctatcctcgccgctagatgggggcttcattcattccattcccgaccaggctgtgtactttcattttcatttcactaaatATAAATGGTGTAGGGATGTGGTGACCCCACTGCCCATTGGGAAatcactgcaatcagccacccgagtattggcgggaaaaccataacgtttgaggggtatggaggaaatgcctactcccagtcctgaacaactaggatgaatcaCCTTTGCAGATCACTTTTAATCACAGCCCTACAAGAACTTCGGAACACAGATCAGGACCCAATTGAATCTGGGGGGATATCGTCTTTACAAGGGACTTCCAggaaagagagtaatgaaaaatgttcCCCAATTTGGAATGGGATTC
This DNA window, taken from Anabrus simplex isolate iqAnaSimp1 chromosome X, ASM4041472v1, whole genome shotgun sequence, encodes the following:
- the LOC136886071 gene encoding uncharacterized protein yields the protein MSGKICAVYGCRNFELVKLSKSFFRFPRDKTVCDQWVLKCGRSDLDEVYKKEGPEYVNSTYRICSDHFISTDFRNPKLYSQGLKPNTVPTQNLPSSSVQGILGSKRRLGPCKRKREEQVEHNATSPSTSSAQVQAKDCVPDARYPKSIHILLAVIPNELEHSREMDAPPRPLSVTIKDEPDETDMELPFKTSVKTELVDSEGPVFQELVPEFPKELKYSPPIDLSAQPLCSVAAKSEPEEMDTELSIKTEVDELKTEIPDDNIEGNSSDGTSPNCASYSLPSSTGGVPEIPPIGNLCTSQEVITPYFCTLCQSRFEKECQLRSHLHSHHQSLSEDVGFSCFVCDKTYVKRGGFMRHILDFHPRVCPICREIFRSFWELHEHLSKYSDTNSYCCPRCSRVYGTTTSLAKHMNIRDYNCKLCNNKFSDHHTFNQHIKSHTQEVLTYDVCFESYSRTYATALLDSQLDFPKCEKKFATQDSLNCHLMRVHAPWNTLRCEMCNKIFLKRSLLVRHMAAHTRVRQLPCSMCKKRFKSLFALKRHEKIHSEPVC